The Acetomicrobium thermoterrenum DSM 13490 DNA segment AAAGTATGGCCTTTTACAAAAAGTGGCAAGAGAGCGACATCAAAGAAATAGTAGCCCACGGGTCTTATTTGATTAACTTGGCTTCGGAGGGAGATTTGAGAGTTAAGAGCATATGCGCTACCGTAGAGGAGTTAAAAAGGTGTAATGAACTGGGGATATCCTCTTTAGTATTGCATCCCGGTTCTCATGGGGGCGCAGGTGTTGACGTGGGAATCAAAAGGGTGGCACAGGCTCTTAAGGAGGTATTAGAAAGGACCGAGGAGCTTAAGACAAGAGTGCTTCTTGAGACCACTGCAGGCGAAGGTTTCTCCCTTGGTGGTGATTTGGCTCATTTTGGCGAAATCATGGAGTTGCTGGATGGCCACTTTAGAATAGGTCTTTGTCTCGATACGTGTCATCTATTTGCCAGCGGTTACGAGCTTTCCTCTCTGGAGGGTTATGAACGCCTAATTCTAATGGTTGGCAAGTACGTCGGTCTTGAAAGGGTTGGATGTTGGCATTTAAACGACAGTCGCTTTGAGAGAGGAAGCAGAAAAGACAGGCATGCTCATATAGGAGATGGCAATATCGGCATTGATGCTTTCGCAAATATACTTACCGATCGGCGTTGGGAGAGGGTACCATGTCTTTTAGAGACCCCTAAGGAAGGCCGCGGCGACGAGGGTAATTTGGCTTTATTGAGAAAACTGAGGGGACATTGATTATCGAAAGGAAGACGATCATGGGAAGTAATCCCAAACTTAGGGTAGGGCTCGAAAAAATCCGGGATAACGCTTCGAAAGTGGTGGAGCTTTGCAAAAAAACCGGCATCAGGGCGGGTGGCGTTACAAAGGGGCTTTGTGGAAACCTAAAGGTAGCCGAGGCGATGGTCGACGGAGGATGTTTCTTTTTGGCCGACAGTCGCGTAAAAAATATCGCAAATCTCAAAAGAGAAGGCGTGAATTCTCCTTTTATGCTTTTGCGCTTGCCGATGCCAAGCGAAACAGATGCTGTGGTGACTTGGGCCGATGTAAGCTTGGTTTCCATGGCTGAGACGATCTTACTCTTAGATGAAGCCTGTAAAATTCAAAATAAGTTTCATGAAGTAATAGTCATGGTTGACGTAGGTGATCTGCGCGAGGGTATATGGCCATCTGATGTCGAAATAGAAACGATGGCTAGTGCTTTGAAGAAGTGTAAAAGGGTTCACTGCCTTGGAGTTGGAACTAATGTCGGATGTTATGGCGGCGTTTTACCCTCCCGCGAAAATATGGGCAGGTTGGTCGAGGTTGGCCGTAAACTCGAGGACCTGCTTGGCTACAAGTTGGCGGTCTACTCGGGGGGAAGCAGCTCTTCCTTGGCGTTGATAGAAAAGGGAGAGATGCCTCGGGAAATAAATCAACTGAGAATAGGGGAAGCTATTTTGCTTGGCACTGACGTAACGGGCGGGAGGAAAATTCCCTATTTGAACCAGGATACCATGTTTTTAGAAGCGGAAGTAATAGAGGTCAGGCGAAAGCCGAGCGTGCCTGTAGGCGAAATAGGAGCAGATGCCTTCGGCAATGTGCCGTTTTTTGAGGACAGGGGGGTGCGTCTTAGGGCTGTATTAGCCTTGGGCAAGCAAGATGTCAGGCTTGAAGGAATCAAACCTCTTCAAAAAGGCATCCGCATCCTCGGTGCGTCGAGCGACCATATGATTCTAGATGTAGAAAATTGTGACGAAAACATTTCCCCGGGGAGCGTTCTGGCTTTCAGGGTAGATTATGGGGCGATGCTGGCAGCTGCTACGTCGCCTTATGTGGAAGTGGTGGCGGAAGCAGAATGATCAAATTTCTGTCCTTGCGCGATATTCTAGATATACTCATTATTGCCTTTCTCATATATCGCATCCTCTTATTGCTGATGGATACAAGGGCCATGCAGCTTGTAAAGGGGCTGTTGCTTTTGGCCTTAGTCAGTGTATTTGCCAGGACTTTGCGCTTTGAAGCTTTATCGTGGATATTGGGAAAGTTTTTAGGCGTTATGTTTATAGCCATTCCCATTGTATTTCAACCTGAACTGCGACGGATGCTCGAGGAAATAGGCAAAGGAAGCCTGTGGAGACGGGCCATATCCAGGGAGAAGGCGCAGTCTTTGGCGGATGAGGTTTTAAGGGCCCTACTGTATCTCCAATCTCAAAAAATAGGGGCTTTGATAGTTCTTCAAAGGAGCACTGGACTTAAAGACGTGTGGCAATCTGCTGTAAAATTGGACTCTGAAATTTCTCAAGAAGTGTTGGTATCCATTTTTTGGCCGGGCAATCCCCTCCATGACGGTGCTGCCATACTGGATAGGGAACGGGTGATTGCGGCTTCATGTTTTTTACCCCTGAGCGATAATCCGGATATTTCAAGATGGCTTGGTACGAGGCATAGGGCAGCCTTAGGAATAACGGAGGTATCGGATGCCATATCTTTGGTGGTTTCGGAAGAGCGGGGAGAGGTTTCCTTTGCAATACGCGGTCACCTCTCCAGAGGTCTTAAAGAAAACCAATTGCGTCAGTTGCTCCTTCACTACTTTCTTTCGGAAAGCGAACCCACATCGCTGTGGGAAAAGATCCGTGAGGCCTTTGCTTCATTTCGTTCTGGAGGTGTAAAAGATGATGAAATGGATCGATAATCTGTTCTCCTCCAGGACATTTTTGAAGGTATTTTCCTTGGTACTCGCCTTTTTTCTGTGGTTTTATGTCACGGGAGACAGCAATACCGATGTGGTAAGATCTTACAGACTGGCTTTACAGCTTCGAAATGTCCCTAGCGGGGTTACGATCCAACTTCCCAGCAGGGAGGTCGAGGTTCAAGTGGCTGCCAACAGGTTTTTGGCATCGAACATTATCCCCGAAAAGGACATAGTTTGTTATGTCGACCTTCAGGGATTGGAGCCGGGGCGGCATACCCTCCCAGTAAGGACATCTTTGTCAACGGGATTGCAGTTGATAACAATAAACCCCTCAACGGTGGATCTCAGATTGGAAAAGAGCGCGGAAAGGGCGATCCCCGTTACGCCGGAATTGCCTCAGCTGCCCGACGGATATGCTTTACGAAGCGTTATCGTGTCTCCCTCCCAAGTGATCGTACGGGGTACAGAAAGCGATGTGAAAAGGATAACGGGCGCAGTCGTCGTTCCCTCTCTTGCCGATCTGCTTGCCAACGAAAAGATAAGTCTTAAGGTGATGCTTAAACCTCAATCGCAGGAATGGTCGAACGTAACAGTGATCCCTGACAAGGTTGATTTTCAGGCTGAGGTCGATATCGTAAAGATAAAAAAAGAAGTTCCCATCTTTGTTCCCATTGAAGGGGAGCCTCATCCCGATTATATCGTTACGTCCATTCTGACTACTCCAGGGAACGTGATATTGGAAGGGTCAAAAGTGACACTTAACGGGATCAGTTCCATCACTACAAAGTCTCTGAATATAAGCGGAATAAATGAAGACATGGAAGCGCAACTTCCCATTTCAGTCCCGAAAGGGATCAATGTATTGGGAGATAAAAGCGTAACCGTGAAGGTAACATTAAAGCAAAGGATTGCTACTATGAAATACGAAAATTTGGAGATAGAGATAAGGGGCAGAGGTATATATAGAAATTGGAAAATAGATCCCACTAAAGTGGATGTGATCATTGAGGGGCCCCCGTCCATTGTTTCTTCCCTTGAAGGTAAGGAGCCCGCAATAGTGGCGTATGTAGATATTACGAATATAGTGTCCAGGAGATTGTCCATACCCGTAAACGTTGAAGTAAAGGTTAAAGGGATCAGCGTCAAGAAGGTCGATCCTGACAGGGTTACCTTTACGGTTCTGGATTAGACTGATAACTGTAAGGCATTGCAATTTATGATAAATATAGGAGTGAACGTCCAATGGGCAAGAAAATACGATGCTTATTCGGAACAGATGGGGTAAGAGACGTAGCGAATAAGGGGGTCATGATCCCCGAAATGGTGCTGCGTTTGGCCAGAGCCTATGCCCTTTTTTTGGCCGAAAGGGGAATACCCAAACCCACAATTGCCATAGGAACCGATACCAGATTATCATGTCAAATGCTGCAGTCCGCACTGGAGGCAGGGTTCATGTCTGCAGGAGCTGATGTGATGCTTTTAGGCGTTATCCCCACGGCCGGGGTCAGTTTTGCAGTTAGGCAATACGAGTTGGCGGGCGGCGCTGTAATCAGCGCTTCGCATAATCCTGCCGAGTACAACGGGGTTAAATTCTTCGATAAAAGGGGCGTAAAGCTGAGCGATGACGACGAAGCGGCCATAGAGGAGTACCTTGGCGACTCCATGTTGGACGAGTGGAGGCCAACGGGGGCATCGATTGGTGTCTCCATTGAGGCCGAGGACTCTATAGGTGATTACGTAAAATACATGTTGGCAAAGGTCGACAGTTTTTCTCTGTCCGAATACAAAATGGTGATCGATTGTGCGAATGGAGCAATGAT contains these protein-coding regions:
- a CDS encoding CdaR family protein, which codes for MMKWIDNLFSSRTFLKVFSLVLAFFLWFYVTGDSNTDVVRSYRLALQLRNVPSGVTIQLPSREVEVQVAANRFLASNIIPEKDIVCYVDLQGLEPGRHTLPVRTSLSTGLQLITINPSTVDLRLEKSAERAIPVTPELPQLPDGYALRSVIVSPSQVIVRGTESDVKRITGAVVVPSLADLLANEKISLKVMLKPQSQEWSNVTVIPDKVDFQAEVDIVKIKKEVPIFVPIEGEPHPDYIVTSILTTPGNVILEGSKVTLNGISSITTKSLNISGINEDMEAQLPISVPKGINVLGDKSVTVKVTLKQRIATMKYENLEIEIRGRGIYRNWKIDPTKVDVIIEGPPSIVSSLEGKEPAIVAYVDITNIVSRRLSIPVNVEVKVKGISVKKVDPDRVTFTVLD
- the cdaA gene encoding diadenylate cyclase CdaA, which codes for MIKFLSLRDILDILIIAFLIYRILLLLMDTRAMQLVKGLLLLALVSVFARTLRFEALSWILGKFLGVMFIAIPIVFQPELRRMLEEIGKGSLWRRAISREKAQSLADEVLRALLYLQSQKIGALIVLQRSTGLKDVWQSAVKLDSEISQEVLVSIFWPGNPLHDGAAILDRERVIAASCFLPLSDNPDISRWLGTRHRAALGITEVSDAISLVVSEERGEVSFAIRGHLSRGLKENQLRQLLLHYFLSESEPTSLWEKIREAFASFRSGGVKDDEMDR
- a CDS encoding alanine/ornithine racemase family PLP-dependent enzyme, yielding MIIERKTIMGSNPKLRVGLEKIRDNASKVVELCKKTGIRAGGVTKGLCGNLKVAEAMVDGGCFFLADSRVKNIANLKREGVNSPFMLLRLPMPSETDAVVTWADVSLVSMAETILLLDEACKIQNKFHEVIVMVDVGDLREGIWPSDVEIETMASALKKCKRVHCLGVGTNVGCYGGVLPSRENMGRLVEVGRKLEDLLGYKLAVYSGGSSSSLALIEKGEMPREINQLRIGEAILLGTDVTGGRKIPYLNQDTMFLEAEVIEVRRKPSVPVGEIGADAFGNVPFFEDRGVRLRAVLALGKQDVRLEGIKPLQKGIRILGASSDHMILDVENCDENISPGSVLAFRVDYGAMLAAATSPYVEVVAEAE
- a CDS encoding deoxyribonuclease IV encodes the protein MSLIGAHISVRGGLSKAIDRGKSLSCEAIQIFTKNQLQWKSSPIKLEESMAFYKKWQESDIKEIVAHGSYLINLASEGDLRVKSICATVEELKRCNELGISSLVLHPGSHGGAGVDVGIKRVAQALKEVLERTEELKTRVLLETTAGEGFSLGGDLAHFGEIMELLDGHFRIGLCLDTCHLFASGYELSSLEGYERLILMVGKYVGLERVGCWHLNDSRFERGSRKDRHAHIGDGNIGIDAFANILTDRRWERVPCLLETPKEGRGDEGNLALLRKLRGH